Proteins co-encoded in one Fusarium fujikuroi IMI 58289 draft genome, chromosome FFUJ_chr06 genomic window:
- a CDS encoding related to conserved oligomeric golgi complex component 4 has product MAKTKDLMAVSSEAELRHVLDQLHEQEDALIYKLDAPMKDSRNLYQDIDGLDSLHGNLDMQLIVARSIHSAILSPAGDTAGRLSTMIRALDMEKRRVEATLMVIEQVMELKTCIAGLIGSMGAPQDWEAAANYLSRASDIPEDIVRGDFALTVVPSIEAPDPPWTTIQTARKSLCALFLREFNAAAAQGDGAKVARFFKLFPVIGGGAEETGLEAYGQYICQGMAETARSALRRPQEERGRQNDLFYANNLARLLEHIVQITNSHSGLVERHYGADKVVKVIERLQKEADIQGGIILDTWNEERSFARIMADIKNYPFSFLSKSMVPFQRGISFALRGNETNKAKVNLDVKKVEELFGEMTSMLKSWSLYKRFVTSRCKGVLDQEEKQPPPKFLDQCDLHKKVSEKLIEPYKLTATFLFRRSVEKAFEMDTAPSGLSLLKPCDGSPPFILQALDDVMYVVDNLLQHVLSTGNREVTVSATSAISRVLESDFIGIIHRRMKDECYPKAAAQGGFPREEKVISFMVLMNTLDMAKEYLDRILTSRGYVSEAQGADVAISSTRTLNDSFTFGRDAEMVANGLRRLKDALCAKATELLNNGILALFDEVLWPRIRLILTTSFQNAVYDVSEGEPLAEEDVDGETIQQVSLRFEGEWLALTRPLKHIMTPRTYAALACLAANKLARVLEKRAWSSSGRVTTFGGLWLESDFSGIISVIANDDYALRTPFARLQEILEVANMEDDEWDELESAYGSSRQERSRLLLSDEDIEWSRKIVRR; this is encoded by the exons atggccaagaccaaggaccTGATGGCTGTCTCGTCGGAGGCTGAGCTCAGACATGTGTTGGACCAACTCCATGAGCAGGAGGACGCTCTCATCTACAAGCTTGATGCCCCAATGAAGGACAGTAGGAACTTGTATCAAGATATTGACGGCCTTGATAGTCTCCATGGAAACCTGGATATGCAACTCATCGTAGCTCGAAGCATCCATAGCGCAATACTATCTCCCGCAGGCGACACCGCTGGGCGACTATCCACCATGATACGCGCTTTAgatatggagaagagaagagtagAAGCTACGCTAATGGTTATCGAGCAAGTTATGGAGCTCAAGACGTGTATAGCTGGTCTCATAGGCAGCATGGGTGCTCCTCAGGACTGGGAGGCTGCCGCCAACTACCTCTCACGCGCATCGGATATACCCGAGGATATTGTTCGCGGGGACTTCGCTCTAACCGTCGTCCCGAGCATTGAGGCTCCAGATCCCCCATGGACTACAATTCAGACTGCTCGCAAAAGCCTCTGCGCTCTATTCTTGAGGGAATTCAACGCCGCTGCCGCACAAGGTGACGGCGCAAAGGTCGCACGGTTCTTCAAGCTATTCCCAGTCATTGGAGGTGGTGCGGAGGAAACGGGGCTGGAAGCCTACGGACAGTATATCTGCCAAGGTATGGCGGAAACAGCCCGATCAGCTCTCAGGCGACCACAAGAGGAACGTGGCAGACAGAACGATTTGTTTTACGCAAATAACCTAGCACGACTCCTTGAGCACATTGTGCAAATCACCAACAGCCACAGTGGTCTGGTAGAGAGGCACTACGGCGCTGATAAAGTCGTGAAGGTCATTGAAAGACTTCAAAAAGAGGCTGACATACAGGGCGGAATTATCTTGGATACTTGGAACGAAGAGCGGTCGTTTGCCAGGATTATGGCTGACATTAAGAATTACCcattctcttttctctcgaAAAGCATGGTGCCATTTCAGAGAGGCATTAGTTTTGCGCTACGAGGCAACGAAACGAACAAGGCTAAAGTCAACTTGGACgtgaagaaggttgaggagctGTTTGGAGAAATGACATCAATGCTGAAGAGTTGGTCACTTTACAAACGATTTGTTACAAGTAGATGCAAG GGCGTTCTcgaccaagaagaaaagcaaCCGCCTCCGAAATTTCTGGATCAATGTGATCTACACAAGAAGGTCTCagagaagctcatcgagCCATATAAACTTACGGCAACATTTCTCTTCCGAAGATCAGTAGAGAAGGCTTTTGAGATGGATACTGCGCCAAGTGGCCTCTCACTATTGAAGCCATGCGATGGCAGTCCACCATTTATTCTGCAAGCCTTAGACGACGTAATGTACGTCGTGGACAATCTTCTACAGCATGTCCTATCTACGGGAAACAGAGAGGTGACCGTCTCTGCCACATCGGCTATCAGCAGGGTCCTCGAATCGGATTTCATCGGGATCATCCATAGGCGCATGAAAGATGAGTGCTATCCCAAAGCAGCCGCTCAGGGTGGGTTTCCACGGGAGGAAAAagtcatcagcttcatggTTTTGATGAACACTCTTGACATGGCAAAAGAGTACTTAGACCGTATTTTAACCTCCAGAGGCTACGTCTCAGAAGCCCAAGGTGCTGATGTGGCTATCTCATCTACGCGAACACTCAACGACTCCTTTACGTTTGGCAGGGATGCCGAAATGGTTGCGAATGGACTTCGGAGGCTGAAAGATGCACTATGTGCTAAAGCTACAGAGCTTCTGAACAATGGCATACTTGCACTGTTTGATGAGGTGTTGTGGCCTCGGATCAGGCTGATCCTCACAACCTCTTTCCAAAACGCTGTTTATGATGTGTCGGAAGGGGAGCCATTGGCCgaagaggatgttgatggagaGACAATACAGCAAGTGTCGTTGCGATTCGAGGGCGAGTGGTTGGCCTTGACACGGCCACTGAAGCACATCATGACGCCGAGAACATACGCAGCGTTGGCTTGCCTCGCAGCTAACAAGCTGGCAAGGGTGCTAGAGAAGCGTGCTTGGAGTTCCTCTGGTCGTGTGACTACATTTGGCGGTTTGTGGTTGGAGTCGGACTTCTCTGGTATCATAAGCGTCATCGCCAACGACGACTACGCCCTTCGCACACCGTTTGCCCGATTGCAAGAGATTCTTGAAGTTGCTAAcatggaagacgatgaatGGGATGAGCTTGAATCAGCATACGGCTCGTCTAGGCAAGAAAGGAGCAGGTTACTACTCAGCGACGAGGACATAGAATGGTCGCGTAAGATCGTGAGAAGATAG
- a CDS encoding related to ABC1 transport protein has product MAEKDLGKAEEAIAANHHTEQADPAYRNSIDTDSTRHGPAEQNNGGVSIEQAEAEFAELQREFTGVSRASRRKSRASVGDPEKNTHAEDNEVESIFDLEAALRGGLDREREVGIKSKHIGVYWNDLTVKGYGGMSNFVPTFPDAFVNFFDVITPVIRMLGLGPKPEQVALLDRFKGVCKPGEMVLVLGKPGSGCTTFLKTIANQRWGYTAVEGEVLYGKWKNTEFDQYRGEAVYSAEDDIHHPTLTVEQTLGFALDTKMPKLRPGNMSKQEFKESVITTLLKMFNIEHTRHTIVGDHFVRGVSGGERKRVSIAEAMICSGAVFSWDNSTRGLDASTALDFAKSLRIQTNLYKTTTFVSLYQASENIYNLFDKVMVIDGGKEVYFGPAASARSYFESLGFAPRPRQTSADYLTGCTDAFEREYAPGRSEENTPHDPETLEQAFKKSDAFKSLEAEMAEYKASLAHEEETHNNFQLAVKEGKRGTSKRSVYQVGFHLQVWALMKRQFTLKLQDRFNLFVGWFRSIVIAIVLGTLYLNLGKTSASAFSKGGLLFVALLFNAFQAFSELASTMTGRTIVNKHKAYAFHRPSALWIAQIFVDQVFAASQILVFSIIVYFMTNLVRDAGSFFTFYLMILSGNIAMTLFFRIIGCISPGFDQAIKFAVVVITLFVVTSGYIIQYEQEQVWLRWIFWINPLGLSFSAMMMNEFKSLEMTCTADSLIPAGPQYTDINHQVCTLAGSKAGTTLVSGSDYVAQGFSYHVGDLWRNWGIVMSLIVFFLILNVVLGEFVNFGMGGNAAKVYAKPNKERKVLNEKLAAKKDSRTKDKSNEEGSEITIKSERVLTWENLNYDVPVPGGERRLLNNVFGYVRPGELTALMGASGAGKTTLLDVLAARKNIGVISGDILIDAMKPGKTFQRSTSYAEQLDVHEPTQTVREAFRFSAELRQPFHVPMEERYAYVEEIISLLEMESIADAIIGTPEFGLTVEQRKRVTIGVELAAKPELMLFLDEPTSGLDSQSAFNIVRFLKKLAASGQAILCTIHQPNAALFENFDRLLLLQRGGRTVYFGDIGKDAHVLRSYLKSHGAEAGPTDNVAEYMLEAIGAGSAPRVGDRDWADIWEDSAEFADVKETIIRLKRERQAAGAAVTVNDPELEKEYASPFKHQMMVVCKRMFLSFWRSPDYIFTRIFSHVAVALITGLMYLNLDNSRSSLQNRVFIMFQVTVLPALIITQVEVMFHIKRALFFREQSSKMYSPFVFSSSVVLAELPYSIMCAVAFYLPIYFMPGLQTEPSRAGFQFFIILITELFSVTLGQALASITPSPFISAQFDPFIIINFALFCGVTIPKPQIPGFWRAWMYQLDPFTRLISSMVTTALHGVEVVCKQSELNRFTSPSNSTCGEYMEPFFANGGRGYLVNDDTRDCEYCAYKVGDEFYSTFDLSFNNRWRDLGIYACFIASNLIIIILASRFLNFNRR; this is encoded by the exons ATGGCGGAAAAAGACCTTGgaaaggctgaggaggccaTTGCTGCCAACCATCACACTGAGCAGGCTGATCCTGCTTATCGCAACTCTATCGATACCGACTCGACACGCCACGGCCCTGCTGAGCAAAACAACGGTGGCGTATCTATTGAGCAAGCTGAGGCTGAGTTCGCTGAGCTTCAGAGAGAGTTTACTGGTGTCTCGAGAGCTAGCAGAAGGAAGAGCAGAGCTAGCGTCGGCGATCCTGAAAAGAACACCCATGCTGAAGATAATGAGGTCGAGTCCatctttgatcttgaggctgcTCTTCGCGGCGGTCTTGATCGGGAGAGGGAGGTTGGCATCAAGTCCAAGCACATTGGTGTCTACTGGAACGACCTGACCGTCAAGGGCTATGGTGGCATGTCCAATTTTGTGCCTACCTTTCCCGATGCCTTTGTGAACTTCTTCGACGTTATCACCCCTGTTATCCGAATGCTCGGCCTCGGCCCCAAGCCTGAGCAGGTCGCCCTTCTCGATAGGTTCAAGGGTGTTTGTAAGCCCGGCGAGATGGTACTTGTTCTAGGCAAACCCGGCTCAGGATGTACCACAttcctcaagaccatcgcCAACCAGCGCTGGGGCTACACCGCGGTTGAGGGCGAGGTCCTGTACGGAAAGTGGAAGAACACCGAATTCGACCAGTACCGTGGTGAAGCTGTATACTCTGCCGAAGACGACATTCACCACCCCACCCTTACTGTTGAGCAGACCCTTGGCTTTGCTCTCGATACGAAGATGCCAAAGTTGAGACCTGGAAACATGTCCAAGCAGGAGTTCAAGGAGAGTGTTATCACCACGCTTCTCAAGATGTTCAACATTGAGCATACCCGCCACACCATCGTTGGTGACCATTTCGTCCGTGGAGTCAGTGGTGGTGAGAGAAAGCGAGTCAGTATTGCAGAGGCTATGATCTGCAGTGGTGCAGTCTTCTCGTGGGATAACTCCACTCGAGGTCTTGACGCCAGTACCGCTCTCGATTTTGCTAAGTCCCTGCGAATCCAGACCAACCTGTACAAGACCACCACTTTCGTCTCCCTGTATCAGGCTTCCGAGAACATCTACAACCTTTTTGACAAGGTTATGGTTATTGACGGCGGCAAGGAGGTCTACTTTGGCCCAGCTGCCTCTGCCCGTAGCTATTTCGAGAGCCTTGGCTTCGCCCCTCGTCCCCGCCAGACCAGCGCCGACTACCTGACAGGCTGCACGGATGCCTTCGAGAGGGAGTACGCCCCGGGTCGCTCCGAAGAAAACACCCCTCACGACCCTGAGACTCTCGAGCAGGCCTTCAAGAAATCCGATGCTTTCAAGTCCTTGGAAGCCGAGATGGCTGAGTACAAGGCTTCTCTCGCACACGAAGAGGAAACGCATAACAACTTCCAGCTCGCTGTGAAGGAGGGAAAGCGTGGAACATCCAAGCGTTCAGTCTACCAAGTTGGCTTCCATCTGCAGGTTTGGGCCCTTATGAAGCGCCAGTTCACTCTCAAGCTGCAGGATCGATTCAACCTCTTTGTTGGATGGTTCCGCAGCATCGTTATCGCCATTGTCCTCGGAACCCTCTACCTCAATCTCGGAAAGACTTCAGCTAGTGCATTCAGCAAGGGAGGTCTGCTCTTTGTAGCCCTTCTTTTCAACGCTTTCCAGGCCTTTTCGGAACTCGCTAGTACTATGACCGGCAGAACGATTGTGAACAAGCACAAGGCATATGCGTTCCACAGACCGTCAGCTTTATGGATTGCCCAGATCTTCGTCGACCAGGTTTTTGCTGCCTCGCAGATCTTGGTCTTCAGTATTATCGTGTACTTCATGACCAACCTGGTCCGAGACGCCGGTTCCTTCTTTACATTCTAT CTCATGATTCTGTCGGGAAATATTGCCATGACTCTATTCTTCAGAATCATCGGCTGCATATCGCCAGGCTTTGATCAGGCTATCaagtttgctgttgtt GTAATCACATTGTTTGTAGTCACGTCAGGCTACATCATCCAATATGAGCAAGAGCAGGTCTGGCTCCGATGGATCTTCTGGATCAATCCCCTTGGACTGAGTTTCtcggcaatgatgatgaatgagtTCAAATCCTTGGAAATGACCTGCACGGCAGACAGTCTGATCCCCGCGGGCCCCCAATATACCGATATCAACCACCAAGTTTGCACGCTTGCTGGCTCGAAAGCCGGTACCACCCTCGTCTCTGGCAGCGACTACGTTGCTCAAGGCTTCTCTTACCATGTCGGAGATCTTTGGAGGAACTGGGGCATTGTCATGTCCCTTATCGTCTTCTTTCTGATCCTCAACGTCGTCCTCGGAGAATTCGTCAACTTTGGCATGGGAGGAAATGCTGCCAAGGTCTATGCTAAGCCCAACAAGGAGAGAAAGGTTCTCAATGAGAAACTCGCGGCTAAGAAAGATAGTCgcaccaaggacaagtccAACGAAGAGGGCTCCGAAATCACCATCAAGTCTGAAAGGGTACTCACTTGGGAGAACCTCAACTATGACGTTCCTGTACCAGGAGGCGAACGCCGACTTCTTAACAACGTCTTCGGTTACGTTCGCCCAGGTGAGCTTACCGCTCTGATGGGTGCCTCCGGTGCCGGAAAGACTACTCTTCTGGATGTCCTCGCAGCTCGCAAGAACATTGGTGTTATCTCCGGAgacatcctcatcgacgCTATGAAGCCAGGCAAGACCTTCCAGCGATCCACTTCATATGCCGAACAGCTCGATGTTCACGAGCCTACTCAGACCGTCCGCGAGGCCTTCCGTTTCTCTGCTGAACTCCGGCAGCCATTCCACGTGCCTATGGAGGAGCGCTATGCCTATGTCGAAGAGATCATCTCCCTTCTCGAGATGGAGTCCATCGCCGACGCTATCATTGGAACCCCTGAATTCGGTCTTACCGTCGAACAGCGAAAGCGTGTCACTATCGGTGTCGAGCTTGCTGCCAAGCCTGAGCTGATGCTTTTCCTCGATGAGCCCACTTCCGGTCTTGACAGTCAGAGTGCCTTCAACATCGTCcgcttcctcaagaagctcgctgCTTCAGGCCAGGCTATTCTTTGCACTATTCATCAACCCAACGCCGCTCTGTTCGAGAACTTcgatcgtcttcttctgctccagCGCGGTGGTCGCACCGTTTACTTTGGCGATATTGGCAAGGATGCTCACGTTCTGCGAAGCTATCTCAAGAGCCATGGCGCTGAGGCTGGTCCTACTGATAACGTTGCTGAGTACATGCTTGAAGCCATTGGTGCCGGAAGCGCTCCCCGTGTTGGAGACCGTGACTGGGCCGATATCTGGGAGGATAGTGCAGAGTTTGCTGATGTTAAGGAGACCATCATTCGACTGAAGCGCGAGCGTCAGGCTGCTGGTGCCGCGGTCACTGTCAACGATCCTGAGCTGGAGAAGGAATATGCTTCCCCTTTCAAGCATCAGATGATGGTTGTTTGCAAGCGCATGTTCCTGTCTTTCTGGCGATCCCCTGACTACATCTTCACTCGAATCTTCAGTCACGTCGCTGTCGCCCTCA TCACTGGTCTCATGTACTTGAACCTCGACAACTCTCGTTCGTCACTGCAGAACCGAGTCTTCATCATGTTCCAGGTTACTGTTCTGCccgctctcatcatcacacaAGTCGAAGTCATGTTCCACATCAAGCGagctctcttcttcagagaGCAGTCATCAAAGATGTACTCGCCCTttgtcttctcctcatccgtTGTCCTGGCTGAGTTGCCCTACTCGATCATGTGTGCGGTCGCTTTCT ATCTCCCAATTTACTTCATGCCCGGACTCCAGACCGAGCCTTCTCGAGCAGGATTCCAGTTCTTCATTATCCTAATCACTGAGTTATTCTCAGTCACTCTGGGACAGGCCCTCGCCAGTATCACCCCCTCacccttcatctcagcgCAATTTGatccattcatcatcatcaacttcgcCTTGTTCTGTGGTGTTACGATCCCCAAGCCTCAAATTCCTGGTTTCTGGCGTGCCTGGATGTACCAACTGGACCCTTTCACCCGTCTGATCAGCTCGATGGTCACAACTGCCCTCCACGGTGTTGAGGTTGTCTGCAAGCAAAGCGAACTCAACCGCTTCACTTCGCCTTCTAACAGTACTTGTGGAGAGTACATGGAGCCCTTCTTCGCCAATGGCGGTCGTGGCTATCTTGTTAATGACGACACAAGGGACTGCGAGTATTGCGCGTACAAGGTGGGCGATGAGTTTTACAGTACCTTTGATCTCTCTTTCAACAATCGCTGGAGAGATTTGGGTATCTATGCTTGCTTCATCGCAAGTAACTTAATCATCATTATCTTGGCG AGCCgcttcctcaacttcaaccgaCGCTAA